A window of Nicotiana tabacum cultivar K326 chromosome 24, ASM71507v2, whole genome shotgun sequence contains these coding sequences:
- the LOC107792977 gene encoding nicotinate N-methyltransferase 1-like, which yields MGNGNCEASNNNNNARLAIMELANMISVPMSLNAIVRLKVADAIWEGGSNAPLSPTEILSKIRASEGGGGGGGGDAENLQRILRMLTSYDVFAEHIVDDGSQRRYSLTEVGKTLVTDENGLSYGSYVLQHHQDALMSAWTMVDEAVNDSSTEPFAKANGEPAYNYYGKRPEMNNLMLNAMSGVSVPFMKAILESYDGFQGVKILVDVGGSGGDCLKMILEKHQSIQLGINFDLPEVVGKAPKIPRINHIGGDMFKYVPKGDAIFMKWVLTTWTDDECKQIMKSCYNALPEKGKLIACEPVLPHHTDDSKRTRALLEGDIFVMTIYRAKGKHRTEDEYRQLGRSAGFADCRGFYIDHFFTILEFQKL from the exons ATGGGAAATGGAAATTGCGAAGCtagcaataataacaataatgcaAGGTTGGCTATAATGGAATTAGCCAATATGATAAGTGTACCTATGTCTCTAAATGCCATTGTTAGGCTTAAAGTAGCTGATGCTATTTGGGAAGGTGGATCGAACGCGCCACTCTCTCCAACCGAAATTCTCTCTAAAATCCGAGCTTCCGAAGGCGGCGGTGGTGGCGGTGGTGGTGACGCTGAGAATCTTCAGAGGATTTTACGCATGCTCACGAGCTATGATGTATTTGCTGAGCACATAGTTGATGACGGCTCTCAAAGAAG aTATTCGTTGACAGAGGTGGGCAAAACCCTAGTCACAGACGAGAACGGCTTATCCTACGGCTCCTATGTTCTCCAGCACCACCAAGATGCTTTAATGAGTGCGTGGACGATGGTTGATGAGGCCGTCAACGATTCGTCCACTGAGCCATTTGCGAAGGCAAATGGTGAACCAGCTTACAATTACTACGGAAAAAGACCAGAAATGAATAACCTAATGTTAAATGCAATGTCTGGAGTTTCTGTGCCATTTATGAAGGCAATTTTAGAGAGTTATGATGGGTTTCAAGGAGTGAAAATATTGGTTGACGTTGGGGGAAGTGGTGGAGATTGCTTGAAAATGATTTTAGAGAAACATCAAAGTATTCAACTAGGAATTAACTTCGATTTGCCTGAGGTTGTTGGAAAAGCTCCCAAAATTCCTC GTATAAATCATATTGGTGGTGACATGTTCAAATACGTACCAAAGGGCGACGCTATTTTCATGAAG TGGGTGCTAACAACATGGACTGACGATGAATGCAAGCAAATAATGAAGAGTTGCTATAACGCACTTCCTGAGAAAGGGAAATTGATTGCTTGTGAGCCAGTTTTGCCACACCATACTGATGATAGCAAGAGAACTCGAGCACTTCTTGAAGGTGACATCTTTGTCATGACTATCTACCGTGCCAAAGGTAAGCACCGCACTGAAGATGAATATCGGCAGCTCGGCCGATCGGCCGGTTTCGCCGATTGCCGAGGTTTCTACATCGATCATTTCTTCACCATTCTTGAATTTCAAAAGTTATAA